The following proteins are co-located in the Gorilla gorilla gorilla isolate KB3781 chromosome 7, NHGRI_mGorGor1-v2.1_pri, whole genome shotgun sequence genome:
- the CRH gene encoding corticoliberin: MRLPLLVSAGVLLVALLPCPPCRALLSRGPVPGARQAPQHPQPLDFFQPPPQSEQPQQPQARPVLLRMGEEYFLRLGNLNKSPAAPLSPASSLLAGGSGSRPSPEQATANFFRVLLQQLLLPRRSLDSPAALAERGAENALGGHQEAPERERRSEEPPISLDLTFHLLREVLEMARAEQLAQQAHSNRKLMEIIGK; this comes from the coding sequence ATGCGGCTGCCGCTGCTCGTGTCCGCGGGCGTCCTGCTGGTGGCTCTCCTGCCCTGCCCGCCATGCAGGGCGCTCCTGAGCCGCGGGCCGGTCCCGGGAGCTCGGCAGGCGCCGCAGCACCCTCAGCCCTTGGATTTCTTCCAGCCGCCGCCGCAGTCCGAGCAGCCCCAGCAGCCGCAGGCTCGGCCGGTCCTGCTCCGCATGGGAGAGGAGTACTTCCTCCGCCTGGGGAACCTCAACAAGAGCCCGGCCGCTCCCCTTTCGCCCGCCTCCTCGCTCCTCGCCGGCGGCAGCGGCAGCCGCCCTTCGCCGGAACAGGCGACCGCCAACTTTTTCCGCGTGTtgctgcagcagctgctgctgcctcGGCGCTCGCTCGACAGCCCCGCGGCTCTCGCGGAGCGCGGCGCTGAGAATGCCCTCGGCGGCCACCAGGAGGCACCGGAGAGAGAAAGGCGGTCCGAGGAGCCTCCCATCTCCCTGGATCTCACCTTCCACCTCCTCCGGGAAGTCTTGGAAATGGCCAGGGCCGAGCAGTTAGCACAGCAAGCTCACAGCAACAGGAAACTCATGGAGATTATTGGGAAATAA